The Dunckerocampus dactyliophorus isolate RoL2022-P2 chromosome 1, RoL_Ddac_1.1, whole genome shotgun sequence genome has a segment encoding these proteins:
- the LOC129187586 gene encoding N-chimaerin isoform X1, with protein sequence MALNVFDHDEYRPPVWKSYLYQLQQEAPHPRRVTCTCEVDNRPKYYGREYHGMISREEADQLLSQAEGSYLIRESQRQPGTYTLALRFGSQTKNFRLYHDGKHFVGEKRFESIHDLVTDGLITLYIETKAAEYIAKMTINPIYEHVGYTTLNQEPTLKKHVPRGQEAPDGPAPIRDDSNAEERLTSLVRRATLRESDMVPKYEKVHNFKVYTFRGPHWCEYCANFMWGLIAQGVKCAGNPLSLSLSLTLTLTLTLSHTRTHTHTHTHTLAWERTKIKLLCASDCGLNVHKQCSKVVPNDCQPDLRHVKKVYSCDLTTLVKAHNTKRPMVVDMCIQEIEARGLQSEGLYRISGFSELVEDVKLAFDRDGEKADISSSTYEDINIITGALKLYFRELPIPLITYDAYPHFIESAKITDAEKRLESLHEALKLLPPAHCESLRYLMAHLKRVTQFEKENLMSSENLGIVFGPTLMRAPELDAMTALNDIRYQRLVVETLITNEDVLF encoded by the exons ACCATGATGAGTACAGACCACCAGTGTGGAAGTCTTACT TGTATCAGCTCCAGCAGGAGGCGCCGCACCCCCGCAGAGTGACCTGCACTTGCGAG gTGGACAACCGACCCAAATACTATGGAAGAGA GTACCACGGGATGATTTCCAGAGAGGAAGCCGACCAGCTACTGAGTCAGGCGGAAGGCAGCTACCTCATTCGAGAGAGTCAGAGGCAGCCGGGCACATACACCCTGGCGCTGAG GTTCGGGAGCCAGACGAAAAACTTCCGTCTCTACCATGACGGGAAGCACTTTGTCGGGGAGAAGAGGTTTGAGTCCATCCACGACCTGGTCACAGACGGCCTCATCACACTGTACATTGAGACCAAG gcAGCGGAGTACATCGCTAAAATGACCATCAACCCCATCTATGAGCACGTGGGTTACACCACCCTCAACCAGGAGCCCACGCTGAAGAAGCACGTGCCACGCGGCCAAGAGGCCCCTGACGGCCCGGCGCCAATCAGAGACGACAGCAATGCTGAGGAGAGG CTCACGTCACTGGTGCGGCGAGCCACGCTGAGGGAGAGCGACATGGTGCCCAAATATGAGAAGGTCCACAACTTcaag GTTTATACATTTCGTGGCCCTCACTGGTGTGAGTACTGCGCCAACTTCATGTGGGGGCTCATCGCTCAGGGAGTCAAGTGCGCAGGTAaccctctttctctctctctctctctcactctcactctcactctcactctctcgcacacacgcacacacacgcacacacacacacacactcttgcaTGGGAACGAACCAAAATAAAGCTCTTGTGTGCGTCAGACTGTGGGTTGAATGTCCACAAGCAATGCTCCAAAGTGGTGCCCAATGACTGCCAGCCAGACCTGCGGCACGTCAAGAAGGTGTACAGCTGCGATCTGACCACGCTTGTCAAAGCGCACAACACCAAGAGGCCCATGGTGGTTGACATGTGCATTCAGGAAATCGAAGCCAGAG GTCTCCAGTCGGAGGGCTTGTACAGGATATCGGGGTTCAGCGAGCTGGTCGAAGATGTCAAGCTGGCGTTTGACCGAG ATGGCGAGAAGGCGGACATCTCATCGAGCACCTACGAGGACATCAACATCATCACCGGAGCGCTCAAGCTCTACTTCCGAGAGCTCCCCATCCCCCTCATCACATACGACGCCTACCCGCACTTCATAGAGTCTGCAA AGATCACTGATGCAGAAAAGCGCCTGGAATCCCTCCATGAGGCCTTGAAGCTGCTGCCGCCAGCTCACTGCGAGTCGCTGCGTTACCTCATGGCGCACCTGAAGAG GGTGACCCAATTCGAGAAGGAGAACCTCATGTCCAGCGAGAATCTGGGGATTGTGTTCGGGCCCACGCTGATGAGAGCGCCCGAGCTGGACGCCATGACGGCACTCAACGACATCCGCTACCAGAGGCTGGTGGTGGAAACGCTCATCACCAACGAGGACGTGTTGTTCTGA
- the LOC129187586 gene encoding N-chimaerin isoform X4: MALNVFDHDEYRPPVWKSYLYQLQQEAPHPRRVTCTCEVDNRPKYYGREYHGMISREEADQLLSQAEGSYLIRESQRQPGTYTLALRFGSQTKNFRLYHDGKHFVGEKRFESIHDLVTDGLITLYIETKAAEYIAKMTINPIYEHVGYTTLNQEPTLKKHVPRGQEAPDGPAPIRDDSNAEERLTSLVRRATLRESDMVPKYEKVHNFKVYTFRGPHWCEYCANFMWGLIAQGVKCADCGLNVHKQCSKVVPNDCQPDLRHVKKVYSCDLTTLVKAHNTKRPMVVDMCIQEIEARGLQSEGLYRISGFSELVEDVKLAFDRDGEKADISSSTYEDINIITGALKLYFRELPIPLITYDAYPHFIESAKITDAEKRLESLHEALKLLPPAHCESLRYLMAHLKRVTQFEKENLMSSENLGIVFGPTLMRAPELDAMTALNDIRYQRLVVETLITNEDVLF, translated from the exons ACCATGATGAGTACAGACCACCAGTGTGGAAGTCTTACT TGTATCAGCTCCAGCAGGAGGCGCCGCACCCCCGCAGAGTGACCTGCACTTGCGAG gTGGACAACCGACCCAAATACTATGGAAGAGA GTACCACGGGATGATTTCCAGAGAGGAAGCCGACCAGCTACTGAGTCAGGCGGAAGGCAGCTACCTCATTCGAGAGAGTCAGAGGCAGCCGGGCACATACACCCTGGCGCTGAG GTTCGGGAGCCAGACGAAAAACTTCCGTCTCTACCATGACGGGAAGCACTTTGTCGGGGAGAAGAGGTTTGAGTCCATCCACGACCTGGTCACAGACGGCCTCATCACACTGTACATTGAGACCAAG gcAGCGGAGTACATCGCTAAAATGACCATCAACCCCATCTATGAGCACGTGGGTTACACCACCCTCAACCAGGAGCCCACGCTGAAGAAGCACGTGCCACGCGGCCAAGAGGCCCCTGACGGCCCGGCGCCAATCAGAGACGACAGCAATGCTGAGGAGAGG CTCACGTCACTGGTGCGGCGAGCCACGCTGAGGGAGAGCGACATGGTGCCCAAATATGAGAAGGTCCACAACTTcaag GTTTATACATTTCGTGGCCCTCACTGGTGTGAGTACTGCGCCAACTTCATGTGGGGGCTCATCGCTCAGGGAGTCAAGTGCGCAG ACTGTGGGTTGAATGTCCACAAGCAATGCTCCAAAGTGGTGCCCAATGACTGCCAGCCAGACCTGCGGCACGTCAAGAAGGTGTACAGCTGCGATCTGACCACGCTTGTCAAAGCGCACAACACCAAGAGGCCCATGGTGGTTGACATGTGCATTCAGGAAATCGAAGCCAGAG GTCTCCAGTCGGAGGGCTTGTACAGGATATCGGGGTTCAGCGAGCTGGTCGAAGATGTCAAGCTGGCGTTTGACCGAG ATGGCGAGAAGGCGGACATCTCATCGAGCACCTACGAGGACATCAACATCATCACCGGAGCGCTCAAGCTCTACTTCCGAGAGCTCCCCATCCCCCTCATCACATACGACGCCTACCCGCACTTCATAGAGTCTGCAA AGATCACTGATGCAGAAAAGCGCCTGGAATCCCTCCATGAGGCCTTGAAGCTGCTGCCGCCAGCTCACTGCGAGTCGCTGCGTTACCTCATGGCGCACCTGAAGAG GGTGACCCAATTCGAGAAGGAGAACCTCATGTCCAGCGAGAATCTGGGGATTGTGTTCGGGCCCACGCTGATGAGAGCGCCCGAGCTGGACGCCATGACGGCACTCAACGACATCCGCTACCAGAGGCTGGTGGTGGAAACGCTCATCACCAACGAGGACGTGTTGTTCTGA
- the LOC129187586 gene encoding N-chimaerin isoform X3, translating to MYHDEYRPPVWKSYLYQLQQEAPHPRRVTCTCEVDNRPKYYGREYHGMISREEADQLLSQAEGSYLIRESQRQPGTYTLALRFGSQTKNFRLYHDGKHFVGEKRFESIHDLVTDGLITLYIETKAAEYIAKMTINPIYEHVGYTTLNQEPTLKKHVPRGQEAPDGPAPIRDDSNAEERLTSLVRRATLRESDMVPKYEKVHNFKVYTFRGPHWCEYCANFMWGLIAQGVKCAGNPLSLSLSLTLTLTLTLSHTRTHTHTHTHTLAWERTKIKLLCASDCGLNVHKQCSKVVPNDCQPDLRHVKKVYSCDLTTLVKAHNTKRPMVVDMCIQEIEARGLQSEGLYRISGFSELVEDVKLAFDRDGEKADISSSTYEDINIITGALKLYFRELPIPLITYDAYPHFIESAKITDAEKRLESLHEALKLLPPAHCESLRYLMAHLKRVTQFEKENLMSSENLGIVFGPTLMRAPELDAMTALNDIRYQRLVVETLITNEDVLF from the exons ACCATGATGAGTACAGACCACCAGTGTGGAAGTCTTACT TGTATCAGCTCCAGCAGGAGGCGCCGCACCCCCGCAGAGTGACCTGCACTTGCGAG gTGGACAACCGACCCAAATACTATGGAAGAGA GTACCACGGGATGATTTCCAGAGAGGAAGCCGACCAGCTACTGAGTCAGGCGGAAGGCAGCTACCTCATTCGAGAGAGTCAGAGGCAGCCGGGCACATACACCCTGGCGCTGAG GTTCGGGAGCCAGACGAAAAACTTCCGTCTCTACCATGACGGGAAGCACTTTGTCGGGGAGAAGAGGTTTGAGTCCATCCACGACCTGGTCACAGACGGCCTCATCACACTGTACATTGAGACCAAG gcAGCGGAGTACATCGCTAAAATGACCATCAACCCCATCTATGAGCACGTGGGTTACACCACCCTCAACCAGGAGCCCACGCTGAAGAAGCACGTGCCACGCGGCCAAGAGGCCCCTGACGGCCCGGCGCCAATCAGAGACGACAGCAATGCTGAGGAGAGG CTCACGTCACTGGTGCGGCGAGCCACGCTGAGGGAGAGCGACATGGTGCCCAAATATGAGAAGGTCCACAACTTcaag GTTTATACATTTCGTGGCCCTCACTGGTGTGAGTACTGCGCCAACTTCATGTGGGGGCTCATCGCTCAGGGAGTCAAGTGCGCAGGTAaccctctttctctctctctctctctcactctcactctcactctcactctctcgcacacacgcacacacacgcacacacacacacacactcttgcaTGGGAACGAACCAAAATAAAGCTCTTGTGTGCGTCAGACTGTGGGTTGAATGTCCACAAGCAATGCTCCAAAGTGGTGCCCAATGACTGCCAGCCAGACCTGCGGCACGTCAAGAAGGTGTACAGCTGCGATCTGACCACGCTTGTCAAAGCGCACAACACCAAGAGGCCCATGGTGGTTGACATGTGCATTCAGGAAATCGAAGCCAGAG GTCTCCAGTCGGAGGGCTTGTACAGGATATCGGGGTTCAGCGAGCTGGTCGAAGATGTCAAGCTGGCGTTTGACCGAG ATGGCGAGAAGGCGGACATCTCATCGAGCACCTACGAGGACATCAACATCATCACCGGAGCGCTCAAGCTCTACTTCCGAGAGCTCCCCATCCCCCTCATCACATACGACGCCTACCCGCACTTCATAGAGTCTGCAA AGATCACTGATGCAGAAAAGCGCCTGGAATCCCTCCATGAGGCCTTGAAGCTGCTGCCGCCAGCTCACTGCGAGTCGCTGCGTTACCTCATGGCGCACCTGAAGAG GGTGACCCAATTCGAGAAGGAGAACCTCATGTCCAGCGAGAATCTGGGGATTGTGTTCGGGCCCACGCTGATGAGAGCGCCCGAGCTGGACGCCATGACGGCACTCAACGACATCCGCTACCAGAGGCTGGTGGTGGAAACGCTCATCACCAACGAGGACGTGTTGTTCTGA
- the LOC129187586 gene encoding N-chimaerin isoform X2 has protein sequence MKSCSAHCGSGTGKVCWRMSSAAPLLSDVVGGGCPVVPSCKRQICVVFRYHGMISREEADQLLSQAEGSYLIRESQRQPGTYTLALRFGSQTKNFRLYHDGKHFVGEKRFESIHDLVTDGLITLYIETKAAEYIAKMTINPIYEHVGYTTLNQEPTLKKHVPRGQEAPDGPAPIRDDSNAEERLTSLVRRATLRESDMVPKYEKVHNFKVYTFRGPHWCEYCANFMWGLIAQGVKCAGNPLSLSLSLTLTLTLTLSHTRTHTHTHTHTLAWERTKIKLLCASDCGLNVHKQCSKVVPNDCQPDLRHVKKVYSCDLTTLVKAHNTKRPMVVDMCIQEIEARGLQSEGLYRISGFSELVEDVKLAFDRDGEKADISSSTYEDINIITGALKLYFRELPIPLITYDAYPHFIESAKITDAEKRLESLHEALKLLPPAHCESLRYLMAHLKRVTQFEKENLMSSENLGIVFGPTLMRAPELDAMTALNDIRYQRLVVETLITNEDVLF, from the exons atgaagtcctgtagcgctCACTGTGGGAGCGGAACCGGAAAAGTTTGCTGGAGAATGAGTTCCGCTGCCCCTCTGTTGTCCGATGTAGTGGGTGGGGGGTGCCCCGTTGTTCCTTCATGCAAGCGTCAGATTTGTGTTGTGTTCAGGTACCACGGGATGATTTCCAGAGAGGAAGCCGACCAGCTACTGAGTCAGGCGGAAGGCAGCTACCTCATTCGAGAGAGTCAGAGGCAGCCGGGCACATACACCCTGGCGCTGAG GTTCGGGAGCCAGACGAAAAACTTCCGTCTCTACCATGACGGGAAGCACTTTGTCGGGGAGAAGAGGTTTGAGTCCATCCACGACCTGGTCACAGACGGCCTCATCACACTGTACATTGAGACCAAG gcAGCGGAGTACATCGCTAAAATGACCATCAACCCCATCTATGAGCACGTGGGTTACACCACCCTCAACCAGGAGCCCACGCTGAAGAAGCACGTGCCACGCGGCCAAGAGGCCCCTGACGGCCCGGCGCCAATCAGAGACGACAGCAATGCTGAGGAGAGG CTCACGTCACTGGTGCGGCGAGCCACGCTGAGGGAGAGCGACATGGTGCCCAAATATGAGAAGGTCCACAACTTcaag GTTTATACATTTCGTGGCCCTCACTGGTGTGAGTACTGCGCCAACTTCATGTGGGGGCTCATCGCTCAGGGAGTCAAGTGCGCAGGTAaccctctttctctctctctctctctcactctcactctcactctcactctctcgcacacacgcacacacacgcacacacacacacacactcttgcaTGGGAACGAACCAAAATAAAGCTCTTGTGTGCGTCAGACTGTGGGTTGAATGTCCACAAGCAATGCTCCAAAGTGGTGCCCAATGACTGCCAGCCAGACCTGCGGCACGTCAAGAAGGTGTACAGCTGCGATCTGACCACGCTTGTCAAAGCGCACAACACCAAGAGGCCCATGGTGGTTGACATGTGCATTCAGGAAATCGAAGCCAGAG GTCTCCAGTCGGAGGGCTTGTACAGGATATCGGGGTTCAGCGAGCTGGTCGAAGATGTCAAGCTGGCGTTTGACCGAG ATGGCGAGAAGGCGGACATCTCATCGAGCACCTACGAGGACATCAACATCATCACCGGAGCGCTCAAGCTCTACTTCCGAGAGCTCCCCATCCCCCTCATCACATACGACGCCTACCCGCACTTCATAGAGTCTGCAA AGATCACTGATGCAGAAAAGCGCCTGGAATCCCTCCATGAGGCCTTGAAGCTGCTGCCGCCAGCTCACTGCGAGTCGCTGCGTTACCTCATGGCGCACCTGAAGAG GGTGACCCAATTCGAGAAGGAGAACCTCATGTCCAGCGAGAATCTGGGGATTGTGTTCGGGCCCACGCTGATGAGAGCGCCCGAGCTGGACGCCATGACGGCACTCAACGACATCCGCTACCAGAGGCTGGTGGTGGAAACGCTCATCACCAACGAGGACGTGTTGTTCTGA